In Candidatus Poribacteria bacterium, one DNA window encodes the following:
- a CDS encoding glycosyltransferase, with amino-acid sequence MEQRSDVAAQEIQLSIPQPMTHPTANPSVTINYVYMHVSPPSGLALQRDGVRLIWSAVPMDGCDMYVYQDAFNYMGPRPAPQVLMVHEPVSVLPGQYSHEVWRHFDGFLTTMDFLIERSPRFRKFHHHTYQWGSPPESIPTADELVERYPHGSRRHAVCMVLGNKKSRVPYELYSMRGEIARWFHENSKVPFDAYGTPPHDLPNYHGMLGQDEKLSTIAQYRFNICFENIYHPVWARGYVSDRIAHSFESRTVPIYHGCPNVADYIPPECFIDFGKFSGFGELSGFLEAMTDDEYDSYVSAIDTWLRGGGLHTYSCLQLYDAILRLYGELVGKSFDELVRADSSWEPAVLPEGVPTVSTIVNPVVHWSWVYLRDRPVEEAEAALAELERRPSVVGTSWQPETTTPSRARLPDVRVSRLLFAGPRFVAGDPQRGLDYAYANQFSAWRSYEGIEVLHFDAPETARVLGVGGMSAELRRAVEDFEPDVLFVVPVAAPLDALHDVVGDITRHTNTRTLAWMSDDPYAVNDYSAKWARCVDCLVTTSAAGLERYRELGLDANVVLSQWACHPPSYAPASSDLSIDCSLVAPHTHPRERIVAYLREQGIEVTTFGPGWEGSEDTPFGERLRVLGTTRVNLAMGGIRDVLEIAAVGGFVYTVPCEGLQECFHIDGPGKRRLAEVAVMDDSELAGRAKYYLHHDVERQAISRRCYERTMREHTWFRRYSDIFGRIGWQLPPEPVVAIRA; translated from the coding sequence GTGGAACAACGGTCTGACGTTGCTGCGCAAGAAATACAGCTCTCGATACCACAGCCGATGACCCATCCGACCGCGAACCCGTCCGTCACGATCAACTACGTCTACATGCACGTCTCGCCCCCGTCCGGGCTCGCCCTTCAAAGGGATGGCGTCCGACTGATCTGGTCTGCCGTACCGATGGACGGCTGCGACATGTACGTCTATCAAGACGCGTTCAACTACATGGGGCCCCGACCCGCGCCCCAAGTCCTGATGGTGCACGAGCCCGTCTCCGTATTGCCGGGACAGTACTCCCACGAGGTGTGGCGTCACTTCGACGGCTTCCTCACGACGATGGATTTCCTGATCGAGCGAAGCCCGAGGTTCAGGAAGTTCCACCACCACACGTACCAGTGGGGGAGCCCGCCAGAGTCCATCCCGACGGCGGACGAGCTAGTCGAACGATACCCGCACGGATCGCGCCGCCACGCCGTGTGCATGGTGCTGGGCAATAAGAAGTCGAGGGTGCCCTACGAGCTCTACTCGATGCGCGGCGAGATCGCGCGATGGTTCCACGAGAACTCGAAGGTTCCGTTCGACGCCTACGGCACGCCGCCACACGACCTGCCCAACTACCACGGCATGTTGGGACAAGACGAGAAGCTGAGCACGATCGCGCAGTACCGGTTCAACATCTGCTTCGAGAACATCTACCATCCGGTCTGGGCGCGCGGTTACGTCTCCGACCGCATCGCGCACAGCTTCGAATCGCGCACAGTACCCATCTACCACGGTTGCCCCAACGTGGCGGACTACATCCCACCGGAATGCTTCATCGACTTCGGCAAGTTCTCGGGGTTCGGGGAGCTCAGCGGTTTCCTGGAAGCGATGACGGACGACGAATACGACAGCTACGTATCGGCGATCGATACATGGCTTCGCGGCGGGGGTCTGCACACGTACTCGTGCCTTCAGCTTTACGACGCGATCCTACGGCTGTACGGCGAGCTAGTCGGCAAATCGTTCGACGAGCTCGTGCGTGCCGATTCGTCGTGGGAGCCGGCAGTGCTGCCCGAGGGCGTCCCGACGGTCTCAACGATTGTCAATCCTGTCGTCCACTGGTCGTGGGTCTACTTACGGGATCGCCCGGTCGAGGAGGCAGAAGCCGCCCTGGCGGAACTTGAGCGGCGTCCCTCGGTTGTCGGGACGTCTTGGCAGCCGGAGACGACGACACCATCGCGAGCGCGTCTGCCCGACGTTCGCGTGTCCCGTCTGCTCTTTGCAGGTCCGCGGTTCGTTGCCGGCGACCCGCAGCGCGGGCTCGACTACGCCTACGCCAACCAATTCAGCGCCTGGCGATCCTACGAGGGCATTGAAGTCCTTCACTTCGACGCGCCGGAGACCGCCCGGGTGCTGGGCGTAGGAGGCATGTCTGCCGAACTGCGCCGAGCCGTCGAAGACTTCGAACCCGACGTGCTCTTCGTCGTGCCGGTCGCAGCACCGCTGGATGCGCTGCACGACGTGGTCGGCGACATCACTCGACACACGAACACTCGGACTCTCGCGTGGATGTCCGATGACCCATATGCCGTCAACGACTACTCCGCGAAGTGGGCTCGGTGTGTCGATTGCCTGGTGACGACGTCGGCAGCGGGATTGGAGCGCTACCGAGAGCTCGGGCTCGACGCCAACGTGGTGTTGAGCCAGTGGGCGTGCCATCCGCCCTCGTATGCGCCAGCGTCGTCCGACCTCTCTATCGACTGCAGTCTGGTCGCGCCGCACACCCATCCGCGCGAGCGGATCGTCGCGTACTTGCGCGAACAAGGCATCGAAGTGACGACTTTCGGTCCCGGATGGGAGGGCAGCGAAGACACCCCATTCGGAGAGCGATTGCGCGTGCTGGGCACGACGCGAGTGAACCTCGCGATGGGCGGGATTCGAGACGTCCTGGAGATAGCGGCTGTTGGCGGATTCGTCTACACGGTGCCCTGCGAGGGATTGCAGGAATGCTTCCATATCGACGGTCCTGGGAAGCGGCGACTGGCTGAGGTCGCTGTCATGGACGACTCGGAGCTCGCAGGGCGAGCCAAGTACTACCTTCATCACGATGTCGAGCGGCAGGCGATCTCGCGCCGCTGCTACGAGCGGACAATGCGCGAGCATACGTGGTTCCGCCGGTACTCGGACATCTTCGGGCGGATCGGGTGGCAGCTTCCACCAGAGCCCGTGGTCGCGATCCGGGCGTGA
- a CDS encoding class I SAM-dependent methyltransferase, producing the protein MSGPAPGFSPATIQRIIHGMNDRDYPYAANAQLRALVDRVVEHNIASVFAPPGDSDRHLLSLFTLALASRAKTYVELGVRRGTTTTPILAAAALNGGRLVSVDIQPTSFVAPPELAGHWEFVQSDAVEFLEGWDRGKMDFVYLDDWHAYRHVKKELELLDPHVGPSSVILVHDLMYGGTEPFYHCDLTLRTGQWAEGGPYRAVAELDPNFWEWATLPWNNGLTLLRKKYSSRYHSR; encoded by the coding sequence ATGTCAGGTCCTGCGCCTGGCTTCTCACCGGCAACGATCCAGCGTATCATACATGGGATGAACGACAGAGACTATCCGTATGCCGCCAACGCACAGCTCCGCGCCCTCGTCGACCGAGTGGTGGAACACAACATCGCGTCCGTGTTCGCGCCACCGGGCGATTCGGATCGACATCTGCTGTCGCTCTTCACGCTGGCGCTTGCGTCGCGCGCCAAGACGTACGTCGAGCTCGGCGTCCGACGAGGAACGACAACGACGCCCATCCTAGCGGCTGCGGCTCTGAACGGCGGTCGCCTCGTCTCCGTCGATATTCAGCCGACGTCGTTTGTCGCGCCGCCAGAGTTGGCGGGACATTGGGAGTTCGTGCAGAGCGATGCGGTCGAGTTCCTCGAAGGCTGGGACCGCGGGAAGATGGACTTCGTCTATCTGGACGACTGGCACGCGTACCGCCACGTGAAGAAGGAGCTCGAGTTGCTCGACCCGCATGTGGGTCCTTCGAGCGTCATCCTGGTTCACGACCTGATGTATGGCGGAACCGAGCCCTTCTATCACTGTGACCTAACATTGAGAACCGGTCAGTGGGCAGAGGGAGGGCCCTACCGAGCCGTTGCCGAGCTGGACCCGAACTTCTGGGAGTGGGCAACGCTGCCGTGGAACAACGGTCTGACGTTGCTGCGCAAGAAATACAGCTCTCGATACCACAGCCGATGA
- a CDS encoding Gfo/Idh/MocA family oxidoreductase: MVNGAIRLGVVGCGHLLQKAVLAHLLCDDFRQLADTVALCDAASGRAASLAAQHGIPRSYERLDDMLRAERLDVVLVLTPVQLHAEHAAAALRAGAHVYVQKAMALTHADAMRLIEEAESRRQVLAAAPGQMLSPAYRRMADIVRTGGIGPVRWAYAGTTTSNAMETVGPDGIDTSWQYRYGGGALWNTSVYSFHALTGILGPVSRVSAMMKTPVATRFRHGTSFDVSEVDDALLTVEFRSGALGMLWGCRSAGGAVLDWGAIGVYGISGSLEATAIHMESGWPSEVRWQGSQVRTLSYSKGGFEPGSESPQLLAAPPHGELIEQHVYMDILDFVESIRDGREPIASARHAAHVVDVIEQAYASSRQSRHMDVTSDF, encoded by the coding sequence ATGGTCAACGGCGCGATACGTCTTGGGGTCGTCGGTTGCGGGCACCTTCTCCAGAAGGCGGTGCTGGCGCACCTGCTTTGTGACGACTTCCGACAGCTCGCGGACACAGTCGCTCTGTGCGATGCCGCGTCGGGCAGGGCAGCGTCTCTTGCTGCGCAGCACGGTATCCCGCGGTCCTACGAACGGCTGGACGACATGCTTCGGGCGGAGCGACTCGATGTCGTTCTGGTTCTGACACCCGTGCAGCTCCATGCGGAGCACGCGGCGGCGGCGTTGCGCGCCGGGGCGCATGTCTACGTGCAGAAGGCGATGGCTCTCACGCATGCCGACGCGATGCGCCTGATCGAGGAGGCGGAGAGTCGTCGGCAAGTCCTCGCCGCCGCGCCAGGGCAGATGCTGTCGCCCGCCTACCGTCGGATGGCGGACATCGTGCGGACAGGAGGCATTGGGCCCGTTCGGTGGGCGTACGCCGGGACCACGACCTCGAATGCCATGGAAACCGTCGGTCCCGATGGCATCGATACCTCGTGGCAGTACCGCTACGGCGGCGGCGCTTTGTGGAACACATCGGTCTACTCGTTCCACGCGCTTACCGGCATACTCGGACCCGTGTCGCGCGTGTCGGCGATGATGAAGACGCCGGTCGCCACTCGGTTCCGCCACGGCACGTCGTTCGACGTCAGCGAGGTGGACGATGCGCTGCTGACCGTCGAATTCCGGTCGGGAGCCCTTGGCATGCTATGGGGTTGTCGCAGCGCAGGCGGCGCGGTGCTGGACTGGGGAGCCATCGGCGTCTACGGCATATCGGGGAGCCTCGAAGCGACGGCGATCCACATGGAATCCGGGTGGCCCTCCGAAGTGCGTTGGCAGGGCTCTCAGGTTCGGACGCTGTCATACTCTAAGGGCGGCTTCGAACCTGGCTCCGAGTCGCCTCAGCTGCTGGCAGCTCCGCCGCACGGCGAGCTGATCGAGCAGCATGTCTACATGGACATCCTCGATTTCGTCGAGTCGATACGCGACGGCCGGGAACCGATCGCTTCGGCGCGCCACGCCGCTCACGTCGTCGATGTGATCGAGCAGGCATACGCGTCGTCCCGGCAATCGCGCCATATGGACGTCACGTCGGACTTCTAG
- the ggt gene encoding gamma-glutamyltransferase produces MDRVNRFGPSRSPILARRGMVATSQPVAALAGVDILRRGGNAVDAAVATAAMLNVVEPMSTGIGGDAFAIIHMAKDSRTYGLNASGRAPYAATLEEMQRRVRTAGQSAIPGNSLLAATVPGTVSGWVESVSRYGRLPLSEVLQPAIEAAENGFAVTQQIGQSWIGSERLLASRPDSARTWLLPDGRAPRPGQVFKNPRLAATLRLIAEGGGEAFYRGPIAEKIVAYSEENGGLFSADDFRDHTATWVDPIRVTYRGYDVLEIPPNGQGIAALEALNILAQDDLPRMGSGSADTTHLQIEAMKLAFQDRNRYVTDPEFVDVPVQGLLSADYAKHQRSRIAMDRALANPSAGVPTGGDTVYLCAVDGEGNFVSFINSLYAGWGCGHTVSVTGIMLQNRGSSFSLDPSHANAIAPHKRTRHTIIPGMLVLDGEPLIAFGVMGGDMQAQGHVQFVCNVVDFGMNLQDALDAPRWRYNGVGASVSLEQGTDPDVVAEMARRLHHVASSDGFYGGGQAILRHLEYGTLHGGSDPRRDGCAIGY; encoded by the coding sequence ATGGACAGGGTCAATCGGTTCGGTCCTTCGCGTTCGCCGATTCTCGCGCGGCGAGGGATGGTCGCGACGAGTCAGCCCGTTGCCGCGCTTGCGGGCGTCGATATCCTCCGACGCGGAGGGAACGCGGTCGATGCGGCGGTCGCGACGGCCGCCATGCTGAACGTCGTGGAACCGATGTCCACGGGTATCGGGGGCGACGCGTTCGCCATCATTCATATGGCGAAGGACTCTCGAACGTACGGGCTCAATGCGAGCGGCAGGGCTCCCTACGCCGCGACGCTCGAAGAGATGCAGCGACGCGTGCGAACCGCCGGTCAGTCTGCGATACCGGGCAACAGCCTGCTCGCGGCGACCGTGCCTGGCACGGTCAGCGGATGGGTCGAGAGCGTAAGCCGCTACGGGCGTCTCCCGCTATCGGAAGTTCTCCAACCCGCCATCGAGGCGGCGGAGAACGGGTTCGCGGTAACCCAGCAGATCGGGCAGTCGTGGATCGGGAGCGAACGGCTTTTGGCGTCGCGACCTGACAGCGCGCGGACATGGCTCTTGCCAGACGGTCGAGCTCCCCGACCGGGACAGGTGTTCAAGAACCCCAGACTGGCGGCGACGCTTCGTCTCATCGCCGAGGGAGGCGGGGAAGCGTTCTACCGGGGACCGATTGCCGAGAAGATCGTGGCTTACAGCGAGGAAAACGGAGGGCTCTTCTCAGCAGACGACTTCCGCGACCACACGGCGACGTGGGTCGATCCCATCCGCGTCACGTACCGTGGATACGACGTCCTCGAGATCCCGCCGAACGGTCAGGGCATCGCGGCGCTGGAGGCGCTCAACATCCTCGCGCAGGACGATCTGCCCAGGATGGGCAGCGGCAGCGCGGACACGACGCACCTCCAGATAGAGGCGATGAAGCTGGCGTTCCAAGACCGAAACCGATACGTGACCGACCCGGAGTTCGTCGACGTGCCGGTGCAGGGCTTGCTGTCCGCCGACTACGCGAAGCACCAGCGCTCCCGCATCGCGATGGACCGGGCGCTGGCGAACCCGTCCGCCGGCGTGCCGACGGGCGGCGACACCGTGTACCTGTGCGCCGTCGATGGCGAGGGCAACTTCGTCTCGTTCATCAACAGCCTCTACGCCGGATGGGGCTGCGGGCACACGGTCAGCGTTACGGGCATCATGTTGCAGAACCGGGGCTCCAGCTTCTCGCTCGACCCGTCTCACGCGAACGCCATCGCGCCGCACAAGCGCACACGGCACACGATCATTCCCGGTATGCTGGTACTCGACGGCGAACCGCTGATCGCCTTCGGCGTCATGGGCGGCGACATGCAGGCGCAGGGGCATGTGCAGTTCGTGTGCAACGTGGTCGACTTCGGGATGAACCTGCAAGATGCGCTCGATGCGCCTCGTTGGCGATACAATGGGGTCGGCGCAAGTGTCTCGCTCGAGCAAGGGACGGACCCGGATGTGGTCGCTGAGATGGCTCGCCGGCTCCACCATGTCGCGAGCTCTGACGGGTTCTATGGAGGCGGTCAGGCGATCCTGCGCCATCTGGAGTACGGGACGCTGCACGGGGGGTCCGACCCGCGTCGCGACGGATGCGCCATCGGGTACTGA
- a CDS encoding insulinase family protein: MSRTDARVHVYPNGLRLVVEERPDVRAAAFQIVVPAGSTTEPEELAGISRVLSEMCYRGAGSRDSRELSESLDGLGLQRSFGSSIDTCVFGGALLADDLPAALELHSDIVRRPRLPDDELEAVVAVALQELAAIEDSPARKMSVHLRRTYFLNEYGRNPSGTESGLTALHIEHVGKDHARRFQPDGAIIGAAGRLEWNAVRESVGELFGDWSGPSVAQPEPESREGAHYVHVEQDSAQEHIGVVYRSVAMSHPSAYHAAMATAVLSGGMGARLFTEVREKRGLAYAVSASGSAVRGAGYVVGYAGTTPERSQETLDVLIDQLRRIKDGVTDEELERARTGLLSDLIMHGESTTARARAIAGDMHLLGRPRSLGEIRAGVEAVSRESIRDFLADHAPSDFTIVTLGPRQLEPPQ, encoded by the coding sequence TTGAGTCGAACGGACGCGCGTGTTCACGTCTATCCCAACGGATTGCGGCTGGTCGTCGAGGAACGCCCCGACGTCCGTGCCGCCGCCTTCCAGATCGTCGTTCCCGCCGGATCCACGACGGAACCCGAGGAGCTCGCCGGAATCTCGCGCGTGCTGTCGGAGATGTGTTACCGAGGGGCAGGAAGCCGCGACTCGCGAGAGCTCTCCGAGTCGCTTGACGGCTTGGGGCTCCAGCGGTCGTTCGGTTCGAGCATCGACACGTGCGTCTTCGGCGGGGCGCTGCTGGCAGACGATCTACCAGCAGCCTTGGAGCTGCATTCGGACATCGTTCGGCGGCCTCGACTGCCCGATGACGAACTGGAGGCGGTGGTCGCGGTGGCGCTTCAGGAGCTCGCCGCCATCGAAGACAGCCCAGCGCGGAAGATGTCCGTGCACCTGCGCCGCACCTACTTCCTGAACGAGTACGGCCGCAACCCGAGCGGGACCGAAAGCGGGCTCACGGCGCTCCACATCGAGCATGTCGGCAAGGATCACGCGCGACGGTTCCAGCCAGACGGGGCGATCATCGGCGCAGCGGGACGGCTCGAATGGAATGCCGTCCGCGAATCCGTGGGCGAGTTGTTCGGCGACTGGTCGGGACCCTCGGTTGCCCAGCCGGAGCCCGAGTCGCGCGAGGGAGCCCACTACGTCCACGTTGAGCAGGACTCGGCTCAGGAGCACATCGGGGTCGTCTACCGGTCTGTGGCGATGTCGCATCCATCTGCCTACCACGCCGCGATGGCGACGGCGGTGCTTTCGGGCGGGATGGGCGCTCGATTGTTCACGGAGGTGCGCGAGAAACGCGGCCTCGCCTACGCCGTCAGCGCATCGGGCAGCGCCGTTCGCGGAGCCGGCTATGTCGTCGGCTACGCCGGCACGACTCCGGAGCGGTCGCAGGAGACGCTCGACGTGCTGATCGATCAGTTGCGCCGAATCAAGGACGGCGTGACCGACGAAGAGCTGGAACGGGCGAGGACCGGCTTGCTCTCGGACCTCATCATGCACGGCGAATCGACGACGGCACGAGCGCGAGCTATCGCCGGCGACATGCACCTGCTGGGCAGGCCTCGGTCCCTTGGCGAGATCCGCGCCGGCGTCGAAGCTGTGAGCCGTGAATCCATTCGGGACTTTCTTGCGGACCACGCGCCGTCGGACTTCACCATCGTGACCCTCGGACCCCGGCAGCTCGAACCGCCTCAGTAG
- a CDS encoding insulinase family protein, with protein MEFLHTELANGLTIVGERNPQAQSMAVGYFVRTGARDENPRIMGVSHFLEHMMFKGTDRRSAEDVNREFDEMGAEYNAFTTPENTVYYGRVLPEHQYRLLDLLTDMMRPSLRVDDFDVEKNVILEEIAMYQDRPTWVAFDAAREQYFGNHPLGHLVLGTRGTITSLERDEMLRYFAERYSPGNMVLAFVGNFDWAGLCRYTEDATSIWKPFDAARDAPRWEPNESTRTVRDAKLKKAHLVWMMPGVSAQDPLRYAANVLATAIGDDVGSRLYWELVDTGLADTASLSHDEEDGIGEFVGYVSCAPENAGKAVATVSRVLDEATARGLDPDEIERAKRKMAASMVIRSEAPDGRLAPVGLAWQYRREYVGVDATVDRVLSVNRDEISAFLDEHPLTTRTLLALGPFEDVTQVR; from the coding sequence ATGGAGTTCCTTCACACCGAGCTCGCGAACGGATTGACAATCGTCGGCGAACGCAACCCGCAGGCGCAGTCCATGGCGGTGGGCTATTTCGTGAGGACCGGCGCGCGCGACGAGAACCCCCGCATCATGGGCGTCAGCCACTTCCTCGAGCACATGATGTTCAAGGGAACCGACCGAAGAAGCGCCGAGGACGTCAATCGCGAATTCGACGAGATGGGCGCGGAATACAACGCGTTCACCACACCGGAGAACACGGTCTACTACGGACGAGTGCTCCCCGAGCATCAGTACCGGCTCCTCGACTTGCTCACCGACATGATGCGCCCGAGTCTCCGCGTCGACGATTTCGACGTAGAGAAGAATGTGATCCTGGAAGAGATCGCGATGTACCAGGATCGACCGACATGGGTCGCCTTCGACGCTGCCCGCGAGCAATACTTCGGGAACCATCCGCTGGGACATCTCGTGCTGGGAACCAGAGGCACGATCACGAGCCTCGAACGCGACGAGATGCTCCGCTACTTCGCGGAGCGGTACTCCCCCGGCAACATGGTGCTGGCGTTCGTCGGGAACTTCGACTGGGCCGGTTTATGTCGGTACACCGAGGACGCAACCTCGATATGGAAGCCCTTCGACGCGGCACGCGATGCGCCACGATGGGAACCGAATGAGTCGACCCGCACCGTCCGCGACGCGAAGCTGAAGAAGGCTCATCTGGTCTGGATGATGCCCGGCGTGTCCGCGCAAGACCCGCTGCGATACGCGGCAAACGTCCTGGCAACTGCCATTGGCGACGATGTGGGCTCGCGGCTCTACTGGGAGCTCGTCGATACGGGATTGGCGGACACGGCGAGCCTGTCCCACGACGAGGAGGACGGCATCGGCGAGTTCGTCGGCTATGTCTCGTGTGCGCCAGAGAACGCCGGGAAAGCCGTTGCCACGGTGTCGAGAGTGCTCGACGAAGCGACTGCTCGCGGGCTCGATCCCGACGAGATCGAACGCGCGAAGCGCAAGATGGCTGCCTCGATGGTGATTCGGTCCGAAGCGCCGGATGGCAGACTGGCTCCCGTGGGTCTGGCGTGGCAGTACCGGCGCGAGTATGTTGGCGTCGACGCGACCGTGGATCGCGTGCTGTCCGTCAACCGTGACGAGATATCTGCGTTCCTCGATGAGCACCCTCTGACGACTCGCACGCTGCTGGCGCTCGGGCCGTTCGAGGACGTCACGCAGGTTCGTTGA
- a CDS encoding SRPBCC family protein has translation MRRNAVAKVVVTQAFKATADEVWAEIGGFGTIDRWHPAIQKLDFYQENNGAMRRLHLPDGGVVIERLVALDEAARCYAYSITGGVMPVENYVAVLRVLEDDMGKGAIAHWTAQFDATIDAATVETQVQGIFASGLAAAKERLGA, from the coding sequence ATGAGGAGGAACGCTGTGGCGAAGGTCGTGGTGACTCAGGCGTTCAAGGCGACTGCCGACGAAGTTTGGGCTGAGATCGGCGGTTTCGGCACGATCGACCGGTGGCATCCTGCGATCCAGAAGCTCGACTTCTACCAGGAGAACAACGGCGCGATGCGTCGGCTGCACCTGCCGGACGGTGGCGTCGTGATCGAACGCCTCGTCGCGCTGGATGAAGCTGCGCGGTGCTACGCGTACAGCATCACCGGCGGCGTGATGCCCGTCGAAAACTACGTCGCCGTGCTGCGGGTCCTCGAAGACGACATGGGCAAGGGAGCCATCGCCCATTGGACCGCACAGTTTGACGCGACAATCGACGCTGCGACCGTCGAGACGCAGGTTCAGGGCATCTTCGCGTCGGGTCTCGCCGCTGCCAAGGAGAGGCTCGGAGCGTAG
- a CDS encoding phytanoyl-CoA dioxygenase family protein has protein sequence MGDAHLGHVLSESEHAEFLGNGFLVVPDALTSDFADELEEATDAVYRQEVGKGLADGSTLFCPNVLCRNRLYLELLDWHRTFPKVWGILGWNIYSYHSHLGVNPPLPPDADRTKRTLGWHQDSGRVNVEIESTPRPRLSVKVAFWLSDVSEPGRGNFHVIPGSHLWDKLDRPDDGVSDPSGAMPVCVPRGSAVIFDRRLWHAASPNPSTITRKVLFVGYGYRWLRSKDDMTIPEDWFAASDPIRKQLLGGGVNANGHFTPKDDDVPLKLWLHERGIAT, from the coding sequence GTGGGTGACGCTCATTTAGGTCATGTGCTGAGCGAGTCCGAGCATGCTGAGTTCTTGGGGAACGGATTCCTCGTCGTTCCAGATGCGCTGACTTCCGACTTCGCGGACGAGCTCGAGGAGGCGACGGACGCGGTCTACCGGCAAGAGGTCGGCAAGGGTCTCGCCGATGGCTCCACGCTCTTCTGCCCCAACGTCCTCTGCCGGAACCGCCTGTACCTCGAGCTCCTCGACTGGCACAGGACGTTCCCGAAGGTCTGGGGCATCCTGGGATGGAACATCTACTCGTACCACAGCCATCTGGGCGTGAACCCGCCGCTGCCGCCGGACGCAGATCGGACCAAGCGGACACTGGGTTGGCATCAGGACAGCGGACGCGTCAACGTCGAGATCGAATCGACGCCGCGGCCTCGGCTTTCGGTGAAAGTCGCGTTCTGGCTGTCGGACGTATCCGAGCCTGGACGTGGCAACTTCCACGTGATCCCAGGCAGTCACCTCTGGGACAAGCTCGACCGGCCGGATGACGGAGTCAGCGACCCTTCGGGAGCCATGCCCGTATGCGTTCCGCGGGGGTCCGCCGTCATCTTCGACCGGAGGCTGTGGCATGCAGCCAGCCCGAATCCATCGACGATCACGCGGAAGGTGCTGTTTGTGGGCTACGGGTACCGTTGGCTGCGGTCGAAGGACGATATGACGATTCCTGAAGACTGGTTCGCCGCGAGCGATCCGATCCGCAAGCAACTCCTTGGGGGCGGGGTGAATGCCAACGGTCACTTCACGCCCAAGGATGACGACGTGCCGCTGAAGCTTTGGCTCCACGAGCGCGGGATCGCCACATGA